One window of Athalia rosae chromosome 2, iyAthRosa1.1, whole genome shotgun sequence genomic DNA carries:
- the LOC105684652 gene encoding START domain-containing protein 10-like, with amino-acid sequence MDVGVVKIAEDRDFEKLKQLYDDNNEWKLDYNKPDLSVWTKSVSGTSFKMVKIKTRFPDVLPETLYDVLHDPEYRKVWDNHMIESKDIGFFNPNNDIGYYSMACPAPLKNRDFVLHRSWLDVGHEQLIINHSVFHKDYPPNKNYVRATSYLTGYIVRQSLNGDGCELGYVSHTDPHGKLPVWLVNKVTQIFAPKMVKKLHKAAVGYPGWKSSHKANHKPWHFPEQITAPRIRVEDCVKSIEEKNSKNNFVDESELKEAPSKELTIMDSD; translated from the exons ATGGATGTGGGAGTTGTCAAGATAGCAGAGGAtagagattttgaaaaattgaagcagCTCTATGACGATAACAATGAATGGAAGCTGGATTACAACAAGCCTGATCTCTCAGTCTGGACTAAAAGTGTCTCTGGGACTAGTTTTAAAATGGTTAAA ATTAAGACAAGATTTCCTGATGTTTTACCAGAAACTTTATATGACGTCCTCCATGATCCTGAATATAGAAAAGTTTGGGATAATCACATGATAGAGTCCAAGGACATTGGCTTCTTTAATCCTAACAATGACATTGGATACTATTCAA TGGCATGTCCAGCACCTTTGAAAAACAGAGATTTTGTTTTGCATCGTTCCTGGTTGGATGTTGGCCATGAACAGCTTATCATCAATCATTCTGTCTTTCACAAAGACTATCCACCTAATAAGAATTACGTCCGAGCAACATCCTATCTCACTG GCTACATTGTGAGGCAGTCTCTTAATGGAGATGGTTGTGAACTTGGATATGTATCACATACAGATCCACATGGAAAATTACCTGTATGGTTAGTCAACAAAGTCACCCAAATATTTGCACCAAAG atggtgaaaaaattacataagGCTGCTGTAGGCTATCCAGGTTGGAAATCCAGCCACAAAGCCAACCACAAGCCTTGGCATTTTCCAGAGCAAATAACTGCACCACGGATACGAGTTGAAGAC TGTGTGAAATCGATAGAAGAGAAGAATTCTAAAAACAATTTTGTAGATGAGTCAGAACTTAAAGAAGCACCCAGTAAAGAATTGACCATCATGGACAGTGATTAA
- the LOC105684651 gene encoding glucose 1,6-bisphosphate synthase isoform X1, translating to MAPTDSVNTGDTILDDKIKEWLSWNKDSAAENEIQNYINEGDVKTLSKLFLKRLEFGTAGLRGRMGPGYSQLNDLVIVQTGQGFISYLLKTISNAKQRGVVLGYDGRYNSKRFAELTAAILMNNGVKVYMYSKVCPTPFVPYGVVKYKCAAGIMITASHNPKEDNGYKVYWDNGAQIITPHDKGIQKSIIENLEPLESSFNTSAIYKNSLFKDPLEEVMQSYYKIIKDTTLYPETNRNTILKFTYTPMHGVGYNYMVEAFNSASFKPFVVVEEQKDPDPEFRTVKFPNPEEGKSALDLSLRTANKNASNIILANDPDADRLACAERNEKGEWRVFTGNELGALLGWWMLHLHQVQYPGADYSNVYMLASTVSSKILRSMALKEGFSFEETLTGFKWMGNRATELLAQNKTVIFAYEEAIGFMCGSAVLDKDGVSAGAKVAELAAYLETMGLTLSGKLDEIYSEYGHHISLCSYFFCYEQQIIKSIFERLRNFNESPNTYPSCILGGKYSIKGIRDLTTGYDNTQPNNKAILPVSKSNQMVTFTFDNGLVVTLRTSGTEPKIKYYTELCASPAQQDINQLRSVLKEMVTAIVQEFLQPELNALVSQDSN from the exons ATGGCTCCAACTGACTCTGTAAACACCGGAGACACAATCTTGGAtgataaaatcaaagaatggCTTTCTTGGAACAAA GATTCAGCtgcagaaaatgaaattcaaaattacatcAATGAAGGAGATGTAAAAACATTGTCCAAACTCTTTCTTAAGCGCTTGGAGTTTGGTACAGCTGGACTAAGAGGTCGAATGGGTCCGGGCTACAGCCAATTAAACGACTTGGTAATAGTACAAACTGGACAAGGCTTCATTAGTTATTTGCTGAAGACCATTTCTAATGCTAAGCAGCGAGGGGTTGTTCTTGGATACGATGGCAGATACAACAGTAAAAG ATTTGCCGAATTAACTGCAGCAATTTTGATGAATAATGGTGTGAAAGTTTATATGTACTCCAAAGTGTGTCCTACACCTTTTGTCCCTTATGGAGTAGTCAAATATAAATGTGCTGCTGGAATAATGATCACAGCATCTCATAATCCAAAAGAAGACAATGGTTACAAGGTTTACTGGGATAATGGAGCACAAATCATTACACCCCATGATAAGGGTATCCAGAAGTCCatcattgaaaatttagaACCTTTAGAATCATCGTTTAATACATCAGCGATTTACAAAAACTCACTGTTCAAAGATCCACTTGAAGAAGTTATGCAGtcttattataaaattattaaggATACTACCTTGTATCCTGAAACAAACAGAAAtacgattttgaaattcacatACACACCAATGCATGGAGTGGGATATAACTATATGGTCGAAGCTTTTAACTCCGCAAGCTTCAAG ccaTTTGTTGTGGTGGAGGAACAAAAGGATCCTGATCCTGAGTTCAGAACTGTGAAATTCCCCAATCCAGAAGAAGGCAAAAGCGCACTAGATTTGAGCCTAAGAACCGCTAATAAGAACGCTTCTAATATTATATTAGCCAATGACCCAGATGCTGATAGACTAGCCTGTGCCGAAAGGAATGAGAA AGGTGAATGGCGTGTATTCACTGGTAACGAATTAGGTGCCTTGTTAGGGTGGTGGATGCTGCATTTACACCAAGTGCAATACCCGGGTGCAGACTATAGTAATGTATATATGCTAGCATCTACAGTTTCAAGTAAAATATTGCGGTCGATGGCTTTAAAAGAAGGTTTCAGCTTTGAA GAGACGCTAACCGGCTTCAAGTGGATGGGCAATAGAGCAACAGAGTTATTAGCCCAAAATAAAACAGTTATATTTGCTTACGAAGAAGCTATTGGATTTATGTGTGGCTCGGCTGTATTAGATAAAGACGGCGTCAGTGCTGGAGCAAAGGTGGCTGAATTGGCAGCATACTTGGAAACAATGGGATTAACACTTAGTGGAAAgttggatgaaatttattctga GTATGGACATCATATCAGTTTGTGTTCTTATTTCTTCTGTTACGAACAGCAGATTATCAAGAGCATTTTTGAAAGACTAAGAAATTTTAATGAGAGCCCAAACACG TACCCTAGTTGCATCCTCGGTGGAAAATATTCTATAAAAGGCATTCGAGATCTTACAACGGGATATGATAATACACAGCCCAACAACAAGGCAATTCTGCCTGTTTCAAAGTCGAATCAGATGGTCACATTTACTTTCGACAATGGGCTGGTGGTTACCTTACGTACCAGCGGTACCGAGCCTAAAATCAAATACTACACGGAATTGTGTGCTTCTCCAGCTCAGCA
- the LOC105684651 gene encoding phosphopentomutase isoform X2 → MAPTDSVNTGDTILDDKIKEWLSWNKDSAAENEIQNYINEGDVKTLSKLFLKRLEFGTAGLRGRMGPGYSQLNDLVIVQTGQGFISYLLKTISNAKQRGVVLGYDGRYNSKRFAELTAAILMNNGVKVYMYSKVCPTPFVPYGVVKYKCAAGIMITASHNPKEDNGYKVYWDNGAQIITPHDKGIQKSIIENLEPLESSFNTSAIYKNSLFKDPLEEVMQSYYKIIKDTTLYPETNRNTILKFTYTPMHGVGYNYMVEAFNSASFKPFVVVEEQKDPDPEFRTVKFPNPEEGKSALDLSLRTANKNASNIILANDPDADRLACAERNEKGEWRVFTGNELGALLGWWMLHLHQVQYPGADYSNVYMLASTVSSKILRSMALKEGFSFEETLTGFKWMGNRATELLAQNKTVIFAYEEAIGFMCGSAVLDKDGVSAGAKVAELAAYLETMGLTLSGKLDEIYSEYGHHISLCSYFFCYEQQIIKSIFERLRNFNESPNTEMGSCQSSVVIPYH, encoded by the exons ATGGCTCCAACTGACTCTGTAAACACCGGAGACACAATCTTGGAtgataaaatcaaagaatggCTTTCTTGGAACAAA GATTCAGCtgcagaaaatgaaattcaaaattacatcAATGAAGGAGATGTAAAAACATTGTCCAAACTCTTTCTTAAGCGCTTGGAGTTTGGTACAGCTGGACTAAGAGGTCGAATGGGTCCGGGCTACAGCCAATTAAACGACTTGGTAATAGTACAAACTGGACAAGGCTTCATTAGTTATTTGCTGAAGACCATTTCTAATGCTAAGCAGCGAGGGGTTGTTCTTGGATACGATGGCAGATACAACAGTAAAAG ATTTGCCGAATTAACTGCAGCAATTTTGATGAATAATGGTGTGAAAGTTTATATGTACTCCAAAGTGTGTCCTACACCTTTTGTCCCTTATGGAGTAGTCAAATATAAATGTGCTGCTGGAATAATGATCACAGCATCTCATAATCCAAAAGAAGACAATGGTTACAAGGTTTACTGGGATAATGGAGCACAAATCATTACACCCCATGATAAGGGTATCCAGAAGTCCatcattgaaaatttagaACCTTTAGAATCATCGTTTAATACATCAGCGATTTACAAAAACTCACTGTTCAAAGATCCACTTGAAGAAGTTATGCAGtcttattataaaattattaaggATACTACCTTGTATCCTGAAACAAACAGAAAtacgattttgaaattcacatACACACCAATGCATGGAGTGGGATATAACTATATGGTCGAAGCTTTTAACTCCGCAAGCTTCAAG ccaTTTGTTGTGGTGGAGGAACAAAAGGATCCTGATCCTGAGTTCAGAACTGTGAAATTCCCCAATCCAGAAGAAGGCAAAAGCGCACTAGATTTGAGCCTAAGAACCGCTAATAAGAACGCTTCTAATATTATATTAGCCAATGACCCAGATGCTGATAGACTAGCCTGTGCCGAAAGGAATGAGAA AGGTGAATGGCGTGTATTCACTGGTAACGAATTAGGTGCCTTGTTAGGGTGGTGGATGCTGCATTTACACCAAGTGCAATACCCGGGTGCAGACTATAGTAATGTATATATGCTAGCATCTACAGTTTCAAGTAAAATATTGCGGTCGATGGCTTTAAAAGAAGGTTTCAGCTTTGAA GAGACGCTAACCGGCTTCAAGTGGATGGGCAATAGAGCAACAGAGTTATTAGCCCAAAATAAAACAGTTATATTTGCTTACGAAGAAGCTATTGGATTTATGTGTGGCTCGGCTGTATTAGATAAAGACGGCGTCAGTGCTGGAGCAAAGGTGGCTGAATTGGCAGCATACTTGGAAACAATGGGATTAACACTTAGTGGAAAgttggatgaaatttattctga GTATGGACATCATATCAGTTTGTGTTCTTATTTCTTCTGTTACGAACAGCAGATTATCAAGAGCATTTTTGAAAGACTAAGAAATTTTAATGAGAGCCCAAACACG GAAATGGGAAGTTGTCAGAGCAGTGTGGTGATACCTTATCATTGA